From one Calypte anna isolate BGI_N300 chromosome 11, bCalAnn1_v1.p, whole genome shotgun sequence genomic stretch:
- the PDP2 gene encoding pyruvate dehydrogenase [acetyl-transferring]-phosphatase 2, mitochondrial — protein sequence MSRTVSSWILSSARSSTVLQGKGRLYSICTPNRNKIKWKLLFPKTHLHPAGSCSLDSTFSLKKAFRHTSTEEEQFSFQLSPSQINDILRAGELSHKILDLNGKSANSVLRFESNQLASNTPIEDRRSAATCLQTKGMMFGVFDGHAGSACAQAVSERLLHYIAVSLMSRQTLEEIELAVECMKPVLPILQPHKHPNDTGFQEITSRYFENLRVYWQHLLDLDTELGFSLEEAMICAFKRLDSDISLEVQAPQENELMRNIALQVAFSGATACVAHVDGVHLHVANTGDCRAVLGVHEEDGTWSTLPLTRDHNACDEFEIRRLKREHPRSEEKTLFVNDRLLGILMPSRAFGDVQLKWSKELQHSILDSSCDVEALNIFQYVPPNYHTPPYLTAEPEVTYHKLRSKDKFLVIASDGLWELLSNEKVVKLVAGHLAELNVQKPQLAFEKPVNLGYMHSLLLQRKNRGIASLDQNIATHLIRHAIGSNEYGEVDQEKLAAMLTLPEDLARMYRDDITVTVVYFNSESIENYYRNNE from the coding sequence ATGTCAAGAACTGTATCATCCTGGATCTTAAGCTCAGCAAGGAGCAGCACTGTTTTACAAGGAAAAGGACGTTTGTACTCCATCTGTACTCCAAATAGAAACAAGATAAAATGGAAGCttcttttccccaaaacacATCTCCaccctgctgggagctgcagcttaGACAGTactttctccttaaaaaaagcATTCCGACACACTTCCACTGAAGAAGAACAGTTCTCTTTCCAGCTGTCTCCATCACAAATCAATGATATACTAAGAGCAGGTGAATTATCCCATAAAATACTGGATTTGAACGGTAAGAGTGCAAATTCTGTGTTGAGGTTTGAAAGTAACCAGCTGGCATCCAACACCCCTATTGAAGACCGCAGAAGTGCAGCCACTTGCTTACAGACTAAAGGGATGATGTTTGGAGTCTTTGATGGCCATGCAGGTTCTGCCTGTGCTCAGGCAGTCAGTGAGAGACTCCTTCACTACATTGCTGTTTCTCTCATGTCTCGGCAGACCTTGGAAGAGATTGAGCTTGCTGTTGAGTGCATGAAACCAGTTCTGCCTATTCTGCAGCCACACAAGCACCCAAATGACACAGGGTTTCAAGAAATAACTTCACGCTATTTTGAAAACCTCCGGGTTTACTGGCAACATTTACTGGACCTAGACACTGAGCTAGGATTTAGTTTAGAAGAAGCCATGATATGTGCATTCAAAAGGTTAGACTCGGACATATCACTGGAAGTGCAGGCTCCCCAGGAAAATGAATTGATGAGAAATATTGCCCTTCAAGTAGCTTTTTCTGGTGCAACAGCCTGTGTAGCTCATGTTGATGGTGTTCATTTACATGTTGCAAATACAGGTGATTGCAGAGCTGTTTTAGGGGTTCATGAAGAAGATGGAACATGGTCTACTCTCCCTTTAACCCGAGACCACAATGCCTGTGATGAATTTGAAATTAGAAGACTGAAGAGAGAACATCCTAGATCTGAGGAGAAAACCCTATTTGTGAATGACAGATTACTGGGGATTCTCATGCCCTCCAGAGCTTTTGGAGATGTGCAATTAAAATGGAGTAAAGAATTGCAGCACAGCATTCTCGATAGTAGCTGTGATGTTGAGgctctgaatatttttcagtatgttCCCCCAAACTACCATACACCCCCTTATTTAACTGCAGAGCCTGAAGTCACATACCACAAATTAAGAAGCAAGGATAAGTTTCTAGTTATTGCTTCAGACGGACTGTGGGAGCTGCTAAGTAATGAGAAAGTTGTAAAACTTGTTGCTGGACATCTTGCAGAGCTTAATGTGCAGAAACCACAACTGGCTTTTGAGAAACCAGTTAATTTGGGTTATATGCACAGCTTGTtacttcagaggaaaaacagaggcATTGCCTCACTTGACCAGAACATAGCTACTCATTTAATAAGGCATGCAATTGGAAGTAATGAGTATGGGGAGGTGGACCAAGAGAAACTTGCTGCAATGCTGACGTTACCTGAAGACCTTGCAAGAATGTACAGAGATGATATCACTGTTactgtggtttattttaattcagaatcAATTGAAAATTACTACAGAAACAATGAGTAG